Proteins from a single region of Ziziphus jujuba cultivar Dongzao chromosome 1, ASM3175591v1:
- the LOC112490528 gene encoding tRNA (guanine(37)-N1)-methyltransferase 1 produces MVTKLFLTLRPHSLPLYTLYPKFPTLSLPSFTTTATADQQLPHHLKLSSYGPSLRKGKIPSMPLSQPSIQNHPEEQPPQANDDCLLDEDKFVRIFDMAALRVPSKDCFAFESRLRGHLLNWPRIRNIARVPGDDIVDELAQLVGNHPNEEEDDLVSVNRRLYGKAEDDGEPLSPVLYREKLVKTFSSRGFVKFRNLARLSRPKRRKKKREEEKGKGNAKRTGRNELAMVEVVEDDEEQEGKDMKGLLGDEFVGKKWRGSTRLLLLDERYANKCVEELPEAIKAVLKENTGQSMASIFELVRCKLTLFYGYWQMNEILEDLLPKGMIIPSAFETVGHIAHLNLRDEHIPYKKLIAKVILDKNKPKIQTVVNKIDVIHNDYRTMQLEVLAGNHSLVTTVVESGLRFQVDLATVYWNSRLATERQRLLNGFTRNDVVCDVFSGVGPIAISAAKIVKRVYANDLNPYAIDYLERNCVLNKLERKIKVFNMDGRRFIIAMFSSERAHSITQVVMNLPNDAAEFLDAFRGVLRERPRDEEFSLPTIHVYGFSKAQDPEFDFHERIRISLSEVAVDVEMRRVRLVAPGKWMLCASFVLPKSVAFAKPVLEA; encoded by the exons ATGGTGACCAAGCTCTTTCTCACTCTTAGACCCCACTCTCTTCCACTTTACACACTCTACCCCAAATTCCCAACCCTCTCTCTCCCCTCCTTCACCACCACAGCCACTGCGGATCAACAACTTCCACACCACCTAAAACTCTCCTCCTATGGACCTTCCCTTCGCAAGGGCAAAATACCCTCAATGCCCCTATCTCAACCCTCCATCCAAAACCACCCGGAAGAACAGCCACCACAAGCCAACGATGATTGTTTGCTCGACGAAGACAAATTCGTCAGGATTTTCGACATGGCGGCGCTTCGAGTCCCTTCCAAAGACTGCTTCGCCTTCGAGAGCCGCCTCCGAGGTCACCTCTTGAACTGGCCTCGCATCCGCAACATTGCTAGAGTCCCCGGCGACGACATCGTTGATGAGCTCGCACAGCTTGTAGGGAACCATCcaaacgaagaagaagatgatcttGTTTCGGTGAATCGGCGTTTATATGGGAAAGCAGAGGACGATGGAGAGCCGTTGAGTCCGGTTCTGTACAGAGAAAAGCTCGTGAAGACTTTCAGTTCTCGTGGGTTTGTGAAATTCCGCAACCTCGCGAGGTTGTCGAGGCCaaagaggaggaagaagaagagagaggaagagaagggTAAAGGGAATGCTAAGAGGACTGGGAGGAATGAATTGGCTATGGTGGAGGTTGTGGAGGATGATGAAGAACAAGAGGGGAAGGATATGAAGGGTCTTCTGGGTGATGAATTCGTTGGGAAGAAATGGAGGGGTTCGACAAGGTTGTTGCTTTTGGATGAGAGATATGCGAATAAATGCGTGGAAGAGTTGCCTGAGGCAATTAAG GCTGTACTGAAAGAAAACACTGGGCAGAGTATGGCATCAATTTTTGAGCTTGTAAGATGCAAGCTGACTCTGTTCTATGGTTACTGGCAGATGAATGAG ATCTTGGAGGATTTGCTGCCCAAGGGTATGATTATTCCTTCAGCATTTGAAACAGTTGGGCATATCGCACACCTGAACTTGAGAGATGAACATATACCATACAAAAAGCTCATTGCAAAG GTGATTCTGGATAAAAATAAGCCAAAGATTCAAACAGTTGTCAATAAGATTGATGTCATTCATAATGACTACAGAACAATGCAGCTTGAGGTTTTGGCTGGCAACCATTCCCTTGTGACCACAGTAGTTGAGAGTGGATTGCGGTTTCAGGTTGATTTAGCAACGGT GTATTGGAATTCTAGGCTTGCAACTGAAAGGCAAAGGCTTTTGAATGGCTTTACACGCAATGATgttgttt GTGATGTTTTCTCTGGTGTTGGTCCAATAGCTATATCAGCTGCAAAGATTGTAAAAAGAGTATATGCTAATGACTTGAATCCTTATGCAATTGACTATTTGGAAAGAAATTGTGTCCTCAACAAACTTGAAAGGAAGATTAAG GTCTTTAACATGGATGGGAGGAGATTCATTATAGCTATGTTTTCAAGTGAAAGAGCCCATTCAATAACACAAGTGGTGATGAATTTGCCAAATGATGCTGCCGAATTTCTAG ATGCATTTCGGGGAGTATTAAGAGAGAGACCTCGGGATGAAGAATTCAGCTTGCCAACGATCCATGTATATGGATTCTCTAAAGCTCAAGATCCAGAGTTTGACTTTCACGAG AGAATAAGAATTTCTCTGTCAGAAGTGGCAGTTGATGTAGAAATGCGTAGGGTACGCCTTGTAGCACCAGGAAAATGGATGTTGTGTGCATCATTCGTCCTCCCTAAGAGTGTTGCTTTTGCAAAGCCTGTGTTGGAAGCTTGA
- the LOC107430873 gene encoding protein SPOROCYTELESS isoform X2, whose product MATPLILMATHEQNTARDQSTTNKVHLGSEEPKPETSKTRARKSGKGSNPKKQPQRGLGVAQLERLRMEERLKKMSEIAQLQQQQQPLNLLDQYNFQKVSDPLGSVPVQYGGGGPGPVVINGSYNGTGTGTGLYGFERGGGLAVQRIGNGGFGCGSSGSGFNVSGTRINPILVEPNPYGIVGAPDQREKVGANLYETSKELSSMPKMHTSSAVVFSDRCDVCCKKKRFNGESSIVVHGGKEKCSKELPMGGTNIFLGLNSESISPLIGETFGLGAGASLRSTGSRGFGYSQEGKPICREWWRSVNGV is encoded by the exons atggcCACCCCACTAATACTCATGGCTACTCATGAACAAAACACCGCACGGGATCAGTCCACCACCAACAAAGTCCATCTCGGTTCGGAAGAACCCAAACCCGAAACATCGAAAACCAGAGCAAGGAAATCGGGCAAAGGTTCAAACCCGAAGAAGCAACCTCAGCGAGGTCTGGGTGTGGCTCAGCTCGAACGCCTAAGAATGGAAGAGCGATTGAAGAAAATGAGCGAAATAGCCCAactacaacaacaacagcaacctCTGAATCTTCTCGATCAGTATAATTTCCAAAAGGTTTCCGATCCACTTGGCAGTGTTCCGGTTCAGTACGGTGGTGGTGGGCCTGGGCCGGTCGTGATTAATGGCTCCTATAATGGTACTGGTACTGGTACTGGTTTGTATGGTTTTGAAAGGGGTGGTGGTTTGGCTGTTCAGAGGATTGGGAATGGTGGGTTTGGTTGTGGGTCTTCTGGTTCTGGGTTTAACGTTTCGGGTACGAGAATTAACCCTATTTTGGTAGAACCGAATCCTTATGGGATTGTCGGAGCTCCGGATCAGAGGGAAAAAGTGGGAGCCAACTTGTATGAGACCTCGAAAGAGCTCTCTTCAATGCCAAAAATGCACACCAGCTCTGCTGTTGTGTTTTCTGATCGCTGCGATGTCTGCTGCAAG AAGAAGCGGTTCAATGGTGAAAGTAGTATAGTTGTCCATGGAGGAAAAGAGAAATGTTCCAAGGAATTGCCAATGGGTGGTACTAATATTTTTCTGGGGTTGAACTCAGAGAGCATTTCACCCTTGATCGGAGAAACCTTTGGTTTAGGTGCCGGAGCATCATTGAGATCAACTG GGAGTAGAGGTTTTGGCTATTCACAGGAAGGGAAACCTATATGCAGAGAGTGGTGGAGGAGTGTTAATGGAGTATGA
- the LOC107430873 gene encoding protein SPOROCYTELESS isoform X1 codes for MATPLILMATHEQNTARDQSTTNKVHLGSEEPKPETSKTRARKSGKGSNPKKQPQRGLGVAQLERLRMEERLKKMSEIAQLQQQQQPLNLLDQYNFQKVSDPLGSVPVQYGGGGPGPVVINGSYNGTGTGTGLYGFERGGGLAVQRIGNGGFGCGSSGSGFNVSGTRINPILVEPNPYGIVGAPDQREKVGANLYETSKELSSMPKMHTSSAVVFSDRCDVCCKKKRFNGESSIVVHGGKEKCSKELPMGGTNIFLGLNSESISPLIGETFGLGAGASLRSTGYYSGRNIDHEGVEVLAIHRKGNLYAESGGGVLMEYEFFPAGKEEYEYGSTFPKDTEILPLEASVPVNGSKASNHVDLSLKLSY; via the exons atggcCACCCCACTAATACTCATGGCTACTCATGAACAAAACACCGCACGGGATCAGTCCACCACCAACAAAGTCCATCTCGGTTCGGAAGAACCCAAACCCGAAACATCGAAAACCAGAGCAAGGAAATCGGGCAAAGGTTCAAACCCGAAGAAGCAACCTCAGCGAGGTCTGGGTGTGGCTCAGCTCGAACGCCTAAGAATGGAAGAGCGATTGAAGAAAATGAGCGAAATAGCCCAactacaacaacaacagcaacctCTGAATCTTCTCGATCAGTATAATTTCCAAAAGGTTTCCGATCCACTTGGCAGTGTTCCGGTTCAGTACGGTGGTGGTGGGCCTGGGCCGGTCGTGATTAATGGCTCCTATAATGGTACTGGTACTGGTACTGGTTTGTATGGTTTTGAAAGGGGTGGTGGTTTGGCTGTTCAGAGGATTGGGAATGGTGGGTTTGGTTGTGGGTCTTCTGGTTCTGGGTTTAACGTTTCGGGTACGAGAATTAACCCTATTTTGGTAGAACCGAATCCTTATGGGATTGTCGGAGCTCCGGATCAGAGGGAAAAAGTGGGAGCCAACTTGTATGAGACCTCGAAAGAGCTCTCTTCAATGCCAAAAATGCACACCAGCTCTGCTGTTGTGTTTTCTGATCGCTGCGATGTCTGCTGCAAG AAGAAGCGGTTCAATGGTGAAAGTAGTATAGTTGTCCATGGAGGAAAAGAGAAATGTTCCAAGGAATTGCCAATGGGTGGTACTAATATTTTTCTGGGGTTGAACTCAGAGAGCATTTCACCCTTGATCGGAGAAACCTTTGGTTTAGGTGCCGGAGCATCATTGAGATCAACTGGTTATTATTCAGGACGCAATATTGATCATGAG GGAGTAGAGGTTTTGGCTATTCACAGGAAGGGAAACCTATATGCAGAGAGTGGTGGAGGAGTGTTAATGGAGTATGAGTTTTTCCCAGCGGGAAAAGAAGAATATGAATATGGAAGCACTTTTCCCAAGGACACAGAGATTCTGCCTTTGGAAGCTTCAGTTCCAGTCAATGGTAGTAAAGCTTCTAATCATGTTGATTTGTCTCTCAAGCTTTCTTATTAG
- the LOC107430938 gene encoding universal stress protein PHOS32: MHPHQQQQQQQQLDPSDPQLPTIKIHHPASPRHHSTTSSSALSAATPTPTAGARRKIGVAVDLSDESAYAVRWAVHHYIRPGDAVILLHVSPTSVLFGADWGSIDLSINTNEDADPLNDHGSRQQHESATPTKRHAKQKLEDDFDAFTASKAADIAKPLKEAQIPYKIHIVKDHDMKERLCLEVERLGLSAVIMGSRGFGAVRRGSDGKLGSVSDYCVHHCVCPVVVVRYPEDKDGGNDGDAPSGDGSAVVAVKEGDEETVIKPVPEEEGHQKVA; the protein is encoded by the exons ATGCATCCTcatcagcagcaacaacaacagcaacaactgGACCCATCAGACCCACAGCTCCCCACCATCAAAATCCACCACCCTGCTTCCCCGCGCCACCACTCCACCACATCATCCTCCGCTCTCTCCGCCGCCACCCCAACCCCAACCGCCGGAGCACGACGCAAGATCGGCGTCGCCGTCGACCTCTCCGACGAGAGTGCGTACGCCGTACGTTGGGCCGTCCACCACTACATCCGTCCCGGAGACGCCGTGATCCTCCTCCACGTCAGCCCCACCTCCGTACTGTTCGGCGCCGACTGGGGTTCCATCGATCTCTCCATCAACACCAACGAAGATGCTGACCCTCTGAACGACCACGGCAGCAGGCAGCAGCACGAATCGGCTACTCCGACCAAGAGACACGCCAAGCAGAAGCTCGAGGACGACTTCGATGCCTTCACGGCTTCCAAGGCTGCTGATATTGCTAAGCCACTGAAGGAGGCTCAGATTCCCTACAAGATCCACATCGTCAAGGACCATGACATGAAGGAGAGGCTTTGTTTGGAGGTCGAGAGGCTGGGGCTTAGCGCCGTCATCATGGGTAGCAGAGGGTTTGGGGCTGTGCGACGTGGCAGTGATGGGAAGCTTGGAAGTGTCAGCGATTACTGCGTGCATCACTGTGTTTGTCCCGTTGTGGTTGTGCGGTATCCCGAAGATAAGGATGGTGGAAATGATGGTGATGCTCCTAGCGGCGATGGCAGTGCCGTTGTTGCGGTGAAAGAAGGAGACGAGGAGACTGTGATCAAGCCAGTGCCGGAGGAGGAGGGGCATCAGAAAG TTGCTTAG